From the genome of Sphingobacterium kitahiroshimense, one region includes:
- a CDS encoding TonB-dependent receptor: MKYVTKNNIKFMIKSSLVGLLLLIVSAEMLLASGAYGQLLNRKISVSFNESNIPAAFEHLESQNIHIAFDANKYNLSKEKVNAKIFKNSSIGEVVRYLLRGTDLIPQDNGVYITLVKKPLQQVGRISGKVIDDRGQLLANASIKLVGTNKTTQSSIDGSYILTAVSGTYVLEVSYLSYQTQRIEGVKIEDGELTALNIAMKTQTNKLETAVVSVSFKKASVAGLYAAQKNAASVTDGISAEQIARTPDNDMGQVLKRVTGLTTVNNRNVIVRGMSDRYNQAMLDGVVIPSTSQNRRDFSFDIIPTEMVSSVVVNKTATPDVSAEFSGGQVSINTLDIPDKDFTTIQYGVGGNSRTTGKDFYRLGERHNSEYFGFNHSSSKQPEGIQPWFWNGEARRLDAPPGYILNDQKLNEEFLMPGSNLKYNDIDAIAQSKQVNADAMKLYRYKAIPNQNLRFALGRRYNFSNGLLFGFSASANIRNEQNIVAFNNVRGSGIINGYGEKQHMIESDTIGQNGAGTSYRFNSSSGLVANFGLKGQDFKLAFKNMYARTFNNNYSENIRSTFTNLNNPPTKNQYQLPETMSLQQHQLSGEYQLPWKIKAEGMFAYNRIKQQILDERKLRYGLTTILDGNYMFQSPNLLSLSNWSNHSETGFDSRMWTEINENDFNWAMAFSRVFGEGKSVSTLVKAGYQGWKKNRNLSVFRLLPFTRSYMPDDPSKSAPAIEKPYDILFSPETIGNGVGQAYYYPEPIGGNVYDGDMSSHAGYLMLDQKFWNKLRLVYGFRAEYYNLLNRQDEMFRKQNGDPDADNNKLLLYKLMIRENNWKFLPSINATYSVTNTFNVRGSYSKTAIRPDFRESGFFGFYDFELDAIVSGDNVESTFIDNVDLRLEWYPSPGEIISLTGFYKYLDKPIELIENEDVSPGTAYVFNNMESAKNMGLEFEVRKNLSFIGEADWLSKAFLNANGTLLKSEVNALSQWRHKLVDDRTIAEREKERAPNQDRPLMGQSPWLLNLGVGYWGDSFGVTASYNHRGYRTNTASVNPNRVEYELAPRQIDFQVYKRFLKQKLEVKFNAANLLDEWTRYYQNQSAYSNSQGEKGEIIYELVKGDNKYNRADDDIITYRKKDGRRFSLSVTYNF, encoded by the coding sequence ATGAAATACGTTACGAAAAACAATATTAAGTTTATGATCAAGTCATCATTGGTGGGACTACTTCTTTTAATCGTATCGGCAGAAATGCTTTTAGCATCAGGTGCATACGGCCAGTTGCTCAATAGAAAGATTTCAGTTTCTTTTAATGAATCTAATATTCCAGCAGCTTTCGAGCATTTGGAATCGCAAAATATACATATTGCCTTTGATGCCAATAAATATAATCTGTCAAAGGAAAAAGTGAATGCCAAAATTTTTAAAAATAGCAGTATAGGAGAAGTAGTGCGCTACCTTCTTAGGGGTACAGATCTGATACCTCAAGATAATGGGGTCTATATTACATTGGTCAAAAAACCACTACAGCAGGTAGGACGCATTTCCGGGAAAGTAATTGATGATCGAGGTCAGTTGTTGGCTAATGCTAGCATTAAGTTGGTCGGAACCAATAAGACGACACAGAGCAGTATTGATGGTAGTTATATTTTAACCGCTGTATCGGGGACTTATGTCTTGGAAGTCAGTTATCTATCTTATCAGACACAGCGCATAGAAGGCGTGAAAATAGAGGACGGAGAACTTACAGCATTAAATATTGCTATGAAAACGCAGACCAATAAGTTGGAAACGGCGGTCGTTAGTGTGTCGTTTAAAAAAGCATCTGTAGCAGGACTGTATGCCGCACAAAAGAACGCTGCCTCGGTGACTGATGGTATATCTGCCGAGCAGATTGCACGTACACCGGACAATGATATGGGGCAGGTGCTAAAGCGCGTTACTGGATTGACGACCGTCAACAATAGAAATGTGATTGTGCGGGGTATGTCCGATCGTTACAATCAAGCCATGTTGGATGGGGTAGTCATCCCAAGTACTTCGCAGAATAGACGTGATTTTTCTTTTGATATTATTCCAACCGAGATGGTGAGTTCTGTGGTGGTCAATAAAACGGCAACACCGGATGTATCGGCCGAATTCTCGGGCGGGCAGGTTTCAATCAATACGTTAGATATCCCGGATAAGGATTTTACCACAATACAATATGGCGTTGGAGGAAATTCCCGCACAACAGGAAAAGACTTTTATCGCCTTGGTGAACGGCATAATAGCGAATATTTTGGTTTTAATCATTCTTCTTCGAAGCAGCCCGAAGGGATACAGCCTTGGTTTTGGAATGGAGAAGCAAGACGTCTAGATGCCCCTCCAGGATATATATTGAACGATCAAAAATTGAATGAAGAATTTTTAATGCCAGGTTCAAATTTGAAGTACAATGACATTGATGCAATAGCCCAGTCCAAGCAAGTTAACGCAGATGCGATGAAATTATATCGCTACAAGGCCATTCCTAATCAAAATTTAAGGTTTGCATTGGGAAGGCGGTATAATTTTTCAAATGGATTACTGTTCGGTTTCTCTGCTTCTGCTAATATTCGAAATGAACAAAATATTGTCGCCTTTAATAATGTGCGAGGATCTGGTATCATTAATGGGTATGGAGAGAAGCAACATATGATAGAAAGTGATACGATCGGTCAGAATGGTGCAGGAACCTCCTATCGCTTTAATAGTAGTAGCGGATTGGTGGCGAATTTTGGACTAAAAGGACAGGATTTTAAGCTCGCATTTAAAAATATGTACGCCCGGACTTTTAACAATAATTATAGTGAAAATATCCGGTCAACCTTTACAAATTTAAATAACCCTCCGACCAAAAATCAATATCAATTACCTGAAACAATGTCTTTGCAGCAGCATCAGTTAAGCGGTGAATATCAGTTGCCGTGGAAAATCAAGGCTGAGGGTATGTTTGCCTATAATAGAATCAAGCAGCAGATTTTGGATGAACGTAAATTGCGATATGGATTAACGACAATATTAGACGGGAATTATATGTTTCAAAGTCCTAATTTATTAAGTCTTTCTAATTGGTCTAACCATTCCGAAACGGGTTTTGATTCCCGCATGTGGACTGAGATTAATGAAAATGATTTTAATTGGGCAATGGCATTTTCTCGAGTCTTTGGTGAAGGAAAATCCGTTAGCACTTTGGTTAAGGCTGGATATCAAGGCTGGAAAAAAAATCGTAATCTTTCGGTCTTTCGTTTGTTGCCATTTACCCGCTCTTATATGCCCGATGATCCTTCTAAATCGGCACCTGCTATTGAAAAACCTTATGATATATTGTTCTCTCCAGAAACTATCGGAAACGGAGTTGGTCAAGCTTATTATTATCCTGAGCCTATCGGTGGTAATGTTTATGATGGTGATATGAGTTCACATGCAGGGTATCTGATGTTGGATCAGAAATTTTGGAATAAGCTAAGATTAGTCTATGGATTCCGTGCCGAATACTACAATCTGTTAAATCGTCAGGATGAAATGTTTAGAAAGCAGAATGGCGATCCAGATGCAGATAATAATAAATTACTATTGTATAAACTGATGATTCGTGAAAATAATTGGAAATTTCTACCGTCCATTAATGCAACTTATAGTGTGACCAATACCTTTAATGTGAGAGGAAGTTATTCAAAGACGGCCATTCGTCCAGACTTTAGGGAGTCAGGTTTTTTTGGATTTTATGACTTTGAATTGGATGCTATTGTTTCAGGGGATAATGTCGAATCAACTTTTATCGATAATGTTGATCTGCGATTGGAATGGTATCCAAGTCCTGGTGAAATTATATCCTTAACAGGATTTTATAAATACTTAGATAAGCCAATAGAACTGATTGAAAATGAAGATGTAAGTCCCGGAACCGCATATGTTTTCAATAATATGGAGTCCGCAAAAAACATGGGGTTGGAATTTGAAGTTCGTAAAAACTTGAGTTTTATTGGTGAGGCCGACTGGCTATCTAAAGCTTTTCTAAACGCCAATGGAACATTGTTGAAATCTGAAGTTAACGCATTAAGTCAGTGGAGACATAAGTTGGTAGATGATCGTACAATTGCAGAACGCGAAAAAGAAAGAGCACCTAATCAAGATCGTCCACTAATGGGACAATCACCTTGGTTGTTGAATCTCGGTGTCGGTTATTGGGGAGATAGTTTTGGTGTAACAGCAAGCTATAATCATAGAGGCTATCGTACAAATACAGCCTCTGTAAATCCAAATAGGGTAGAATATGAACTTGCACCAAGGCAAATTGATTTTCAGGTGTATAAGCGTTTTTTGAAGCAGAAATTGGAGGTGAAATTTAATGCTGCCAATCTTCTGGATGAATGGACAAGGTATTATCAAAATCAATCAGCGTATAGTAATTCTCAAGGGGAAAAAGGAGAAATAATTTATGAGCTTGTTAAAGGAGATAATAAATATAATAGGGCGGACGACGATATTATAACCTATCGTAAAAAAGACGGTCGAAGATTTAGTCTTTCAGTGACCTATAATTTTTAA
- a CDS encoding DEAD/DEAH box helicase — protein MNPFLELGIREEIVNAISELGFEKPSEIQEKAIPVLLTGNDDFVGLAQTGTGKTAAFGLPLLQQLDFSQKHPQALVLCPTRELCLQISKDIERYAKNLDNVHVVAVYGGANISDQLRQIRRGVQIVVATPGRMLDIIGRNAIDFSQVKYVVLDEADEMLNMGFKEDINNILSETPDTKKTWLFSATMPSEVRRIAKNYMTDPVEMTVGTKNTGNANIEHQYYLIRAKDKYAAFKRIVDSNPDIFGIVFCRTKIETQEIAESLIKDGYNADSLHGDLSQQQRDKVMKRYRDRSLQLLIATDVAARGIDVNDVTHVINFSLPDEIENYTHRSGRTARAGKTGISISLINIKEQSKIRQLEKVIGKQFERKQVPQGADVVEKQLLTIINKVQNVEVNEDQINQFIPAIMEGFESLSKEDIVKRFASLEFNRFLDYYKGAHDLNIEARDISSNGRERGERGERGERGERGSSKGFTRLFMNLGSVDEFSRGDMLGFICNNAKISGKSIGKIDLKGVFTFFEVEDAEVTKVFEGFKDVDFNGRNVRIEVSGDGKTENRGGGNRSRGGSGERRSFGGGERREGGGGYRGGGDRRNGGGERREGGYRGGDRREGNGGGFRDFSGKRKESSNKY, from the coding sequence ATGAACCCATTTTTAGAACTGGGAATCCGTGAGGAAATTGTTAATGCCATCTCAGAATTAGGTTTTGAAAAACCTTCTGAAATTCAGGAAAAAGCCATTCCTGTTTTATTGACTGGTAACGACGATTTTGTCGGATTAGCCCAAACCGGCACAGGTAAGACAGCAGCATTTGGTCTTCCATTATTACAGCAATTAGACTTTTCTCAGAAACATCCTCAAGCGTTGGTATTGTGTCCAACACGTGAGCTTTGTTTGCAAATCTCGAAAGATATAGAAAGATATGCTAAAAACCTCGACAACGTACATGTTGTTGCTGTTTATGGAGGTGCAAATATTAGTGACCAACTTCGTCAAATCAGACGTGGTGTGCAAATTGTAGTAGCGACCCCAGGTCGTATGTTAGATATCATTGGCCGTAATGCTATTGATTTCTCTCAAGTGAAATATGTTGTGTTAGATGAAGCAGATGAAATGCTTAACATGGGCTTCAAAGAAGACATCAACAACATCCTGTCAGAAACTCCTGACACTAAAAAAACATGGTTATTCTCTGCAACAATGCCATCTGAGGTACGCCGTATAGCTAAAAACTATATGACTGATCCAGTTGAAATGACTGTAGGTACGAAAAACACTGGTAATGCTAATATTGAACATCAATATTATTTAATTAGAGCTAAAGACAAATACGCTGCTTTCAAACGTATTGTAGATTCAAATCCTGATATCTTTGGTATCGTGTTTTGTCGTACAAAAATTGAAACGCAAGAAATTGCTGAATCTTTAATTAAAGATGGTTACAACGCTGATTCATTACACGGAGATTTATCTCAACAACAACGTGATAAAGTGATGAAACGTTACCGTGACCGTAGTTTACAATTATTAATTGCTACAGACGTTGCAGCCCGTGGTATTGATGTAAACGACGTAACTCACGTGATTAACTTCTCTTTACCAGATGAAATTGAAAACTATACTCACCGTTCTGGCCGTACAGCTCGTGCAGGTAAAACTGGTATTTCAATCTCATTGATCAACATTAAAGAGCAAAGCAAAATCCGTCAACTTGAAAAAGTTATCGGAAAACAATTTGAGCGTAAACAAGTTCCTCAAGGAGCTGATGTTGTTGAAAAACAATTATTAACGATCATCAATAAAGTTCAGAATGTAGAAGTTAATGAGGATCAAATCAATCAATTCATACCAGCTATTATGGAAGGTTTTGAATCGTTATCGAAAGAAGATATCGTAAAAAGATTTGCTTCATTAGAATTCAATAGATTCTTAGATTATTACAAAGGTGCTCATGATTTAAATATCGAAGCACGTGATATCAGCAGCAATGGCCGCGAACGTGGCGAAAGAGGCGAGCGTGGTGAAAGAGGAGAACGTGGTAGCTCTAAAGGATTTACTCGTTTATTCATGAACCTTGGTTCTGTAGATGAATTCAGCCGTGGAGACATGTTAGGATTTATCTGTAACAACGCTAAAATTTCTGGAAAATCAATTGGTAAAATTGATTTAAAAGGAGTATTCACTTTCTTTGAAGTTGAAGATGCTGAGGTAACAAAAGTATTCGAAGGATTTAAAGACGTTGATTTCAACGGTCGTAACGTACGTATCGAAGTTTCTGGAGACGGAAAAACTGAAAACCGTGGTGGTGGAAACAGAAGCCGTGGTGGAAGTGGCGAACGTAGAAGCTTTGGCGGTGGTGAAAGACGTGAAGGTGGAGGTGGTTACCGCGGTGGTGGTGATCGCAGAAACGGTGGCGGTGAAAGACGTGAAGGTGGATACCGTGGTGGAGATCGTAGAGAAGGAAATGGTGGTGGTTTTAGAGACTTTTCTGGAAAAAGAAAAGAATCTAGTAACAAATACTAA
- a CDS encoding FecR family protein, producing MKRRIFESLIYRYQQNKATKAERMLVDRWYETLDREEIPESAIDEVQLWNRIQQQIENTTPQKSSIRKMVYWIGSVAATLLFCFSILFLGKQTDLDVVKKEANLKPGYRIFETGVAQRKKVLLADGSTIILNARSKIKLDTVSYDRKDRVVELLAGEAFFEVKKDSTKAFVVNTQQLQTKVLGTSFTVKNYRESDEISVSVFTGKVQVAADNKSLGTLERGGQIRYTKNNHSSNQETFDLTIRNSWIEGKIYLKQSSFAELALAVKNIYNVDLKAGDDQIARQRYSMPISKQLSWSATLESIKAVHHNKSRKEGSTVHIY from the coding sequence GTGAAAAGAAGAATATTTGAATCCCTGATCTACAGATATCAGCAGAATAAAGCTACAAAAGCAGAGCGTATGTTGGTCGATCGCTGGTATGAAACACTAGATCGGGAAGAAATTCCTGAAAGTGCAATAGATGAGGTCCAATTATGGAATAGGATACAACAGCAGATTGAAAATACCACTCCTCAAAAATCATCAATTCGGAAAATGGTCTATTGGATTGGATCTGTGGCGGCTACACTTTTGTTTTGCTTTAGCATATTGTTTTTAGGAAAACAAACCGATCTGGATGTCGTAAAAAAAGAAGCGAATTTAAAACCAGGGTACCGGATTTTTGAAACAGGAGTTGCACAACGGAAGAAGGTATTATTGGCAGACGGATCAACGATCATTTTAAATGCACGTTCCAAAATTAAATTGGATACCGTTTCATACGACAGAAAGGACCGTGTAGTAGAGCTACTTGCCGGAGAAGCATTTTTTGAAGTTAAAAAAGATTCCACAAAAGCTTTTGTTGTCAATACACAGCAATTACAGACAAAGGTATTGGGTACATCGTTTACGGTAAAAAACTACCGCGAATCGGATGAAATATCTGTATCTGTATTTACAGGTAAAGTACAAGTAGCGGCGGACAACAAGTCATTAGGCACATTGGAGCGCGGCGGACAGATTCGCTATACCAAAAACAACCACAGCAGTAACCAAGAGACTTTTGACCTCACTATACGTAATAGTTGGATTGAGGGAAAGATTTACCTAAAGCAAAGCAGTTTTGCAGAATTGGCATTAGCAGTTAAAAATATCTACAATGTAGATCTGAAAGCCGGTGATGATCAGATTGCCCGACAGCGCTACAGCATGCCGATATCGAAACAGCTCTCTTGGTCAGCAACCTTGGAAAGTATAAAAGCTGTCCACCATAACAAGTCTAGGAAGGAGGGGAGTACGGTGCATATCTACTAA
- a CDS encoding DNA polymerase III subunit gamma/tau: MENFIVSARKYRPVTFDSVVGQQHITGTLKNAIHNNQLAQAFLFCGPRGVGKTTCARILAKTINCENISDISEACGVCDSCKSFQNGNSFSIHELDAASNNSVDDIRNLIDQVRIPPQVGKFKIYIIDEVHMLSQQAFNAFLKTLEEPPAYAIFILATTEKHKILPTILSRCQIFDFNRIRVEDMANHLASIAARESIQYDQDGLHIIAQKADGGLRDALSMFDQIVSFSNKQVTYQAVIDNLNILDYDYFFKLTDAILIENPADTLLILNDILNNGFDGSHFISGLASHFRNLLVAKEPSTLKLLEVSESIRAKYLDQARKSSTGLLLSALNIANQCEINYKTSKNQRLQVELALLKICHLSSAIKLSQIGALQAPNTVEGLKKKLPNVAPATETPVVDAKPSLPVVDKNIAITPIAVPPATPIVEQTKSPEVSNLPPKVKKGGWGASKSSMPSLPDLNSIFESKTEEEDSNEPSLVKGTEEEVVTYEKFIQFWKTLATDIKKQNKINLYTLMTAVPPKLVGNQIEVDVENMVQMDVLNMAKVDLLNYLRPALHNFSLDLRGIVMEHDVVRKPYTSQEKYQAMVQKNPLLETLRKELNLGLS, from the coding sequence ATGGAAAATTTTATTGTTTCTGCTCGTAAATATCGCCCGGTCACCTTTGACTCGGTTGTCGGTCAGCAACACATCACCGGTACACTTAAGAATGCTATTCATAACAATCAGTTAGCACAAGCATTTTTGTTCTGTGGACCAAGAGGTGTGGGTAAAACAACTTGCGCGCGTATTTTAGCAAAAACAATAAATTGTGAAAACATTTCAGATATTAGCGAAGCCTGCGGTGTATGTGATAGCTGTAAATCTTTTCAGAATGGTAATTCATTTAGCATTCATGAATTAGATGCAGCATCAAACAACTCAGTAGACGATATCCGAAATTTGATTGATCAAGTACGTATTCCACCACAAGTGGGTAAGTTTAAGATCTATATCATCGATGAGGTTCACATGCTGTCGCAGCAGGCATTCAATGCTTTCCTAAAAACATTGGAAGAACCACCTGCCTATGCCATATTTATCTTAGCAACTACAGAAAAGCATAAAATCTTACCTACGATTTTATCACGTTGTCAGATTTTTGATTTTAACCGTATCCGTGTTGAAGATATGGCCAATCACTTGGCCAGCATTGCAGCACGTGAAAGTATTCAGTACGATCAAGATGGCCTTCATATCATTGCTCAAAAAGCAGATGGAGGACTTCGTGATGCATTATCGATGTTTGATCAAATCGTTAGTTTTTCAAATAAGCAGGTCACTTATCAAGCAGTTATTGATAATCTGAATATTTTAGATTACGATTACTTCTTTAAATTGACAGATGCTATATTGATTGAAAATCCAGCAGATACCTTATTAATATTAAATGATATTTTAAATAATGGTTTTGATGGCAGTCATTTCATTTCAGGTTTAGCATCGCATTTTAGAAATCTATTGGTAGCAAAAGAACCGTCTACGCTAAAGTTGTTAGAAGTAAGTGAAAGTATAAGAGCTAAGTATTTGGATCAAGCACGTAAATCTTCAACGGGATTATTATTATCAGCATTGAATATTGCTAATCAATGTGAGATTAATTATAAAACAAGTAAGAATCAGAGGCTTCAGGTAGAATTAGCGCTATTAAAAATTTGTCACTTATCAAGTGCGATTAAGTTAAGCCAGATTGGAGCCCTTCAAGCTCCCAATACGGTTGAAGGATTAAAAAAAAAACTCCCTAATGTAGCTCCAGCCACAGAAACCCCTGTCGTTGATGCAAAACCCTCATTACCAGTAGTAGATAAAAATATAGCTATAACTCCGATTGCAGTACCTCCTGCAACACCTATAGTAGAACAAACGAAAAGCCCAGAAGTCTCTAACTTACCGCCTAAAGTGAAAAAGGGTGGATGGGGAGCTTCCAAAAGTTCTATGCCATCATTACCTGATCTAAATTCAATTTTTGAATCTAAAACTGAAGAAGAAGATAGTAACGAACCTAGTTTAGTTAAAGGTACGGAAGAGGAAGTAGTGACTTATGAAAAATTTATCCAATTCTGGAAAACGTTGGCAACAGATATAAAAAAGCAAAATAAGATTAATCTGTATACCCTGATGACAGCTGTGCCACCAAAGTTAGTTGGAAATCAAATTGAAGTAGATGTGGAGAACATGGTCCAGATGGATGTTCTCAATATGGCAAAGGTAGATTTATTAAATTACCTTCGCCCTGCACTGCATAATTTTTCACTAGATCTACGTGGTATTGTTATGGAGCATGATGTTGTACGTAAACCTTATACCTCGCAAGAGAAATATCAAGCTATGGTACAGAAGAATCCACTTTTAGAAACGTTAAGAAAAGAGCTTAATTTGGGACTAAGTTAA
- a CDS encoding MIP family channel protein encodes METNISTKFVAELIGTFGLVLFGCGAAAVAGATTLGGLSGLGLLGIALAFGLSVVVFAYAIGGISGCHINPAVTIGVLVAGKIAAKDAVVYIVAQLIGALLGAFVLQQILGGQLAGFSPGEWAYGSNGWGKGYQNEYGTTAAFLTEAVLTFIFLFVILATTSKVGNSTMAGLAIGLTLVLIHLVAIPITGTSVNPARSFGPALLAGGPALSQLWLFIVAPIVGAMIAAVVWRALEPKGN; translated from the coding sequence ATGGAAACAAATATTTCTACAAAATTTGTTGCTGAACTAATTGGAACTTTTGGTTTGGTACTATTTGGTTGTGGTGCAGCGGCTGTCGCCGGCGCTACGACTTTAGGCGGATTGTCGGGATTGGGATTACTGGGGATCGCGCTAGCATTCGGTTTATCCGTTGTTGTTTTTGCCTATGCGATAGGCGGCATTAGTGGGTGTCACATCAACCCCGCGGTAACAATCGGTGTACTTGTTGCAGGAAAGATTGCTGCGAAAGATGCTGTTGTTTATATTGTAGCACAATTAATAGGAGCATTATTAGGTGCTTTTGTTCTACAGCAAATTCTAGGAGGACAGCTAGCGGGTTTCTCTCCAGGTGAATGGGCATATGGGTCGAATGGATGGGGGAAAGGCTATCAGAATGAATACGGCACAACCGCCGCATTTTTAACAGAGGCTGTTTTAACCTTCATCTTTTTATTTGTCATCTTAGCGACTACCTCCAAAGTTGGAAATTCCACTATGGCTGGTTTGGCTATAGGGCTGACCTTAGTTTTAATTCATTTAGTTGCCATTCCCATCACAGGTACTTCAGTCAATCCAGCACGTAGTTTTGGTCCAGCTTTACTAGCCGGGGGGCCAGCACTTTCACAACTTTGGTTATTTATTGTAGCTCCAATAGTAGGAGCTATGATTGCCGCAGTCGTTTGGCGTGCTCTTGAACCCAAAGGGAATTAA
- a CDS encoding RNA polymerase sigma factor yields MDQIPIIYQHWLQAIKERNDTNAFGELYRYCWKDLYQHAARRILDAQDVEDILQELFVQFWEKRHTIDIQMNLPAYLKGMLKYKIIDFFNANKVKNRLLDHWSNHIFDYVQQHPEELETYLALERLLEEELEIMPHNMRQALLLKWEHLPIREIALRMGLSEQTVKNNLTEASKRMRKAISARQSVQNSTLSVFLVLALEQLSK; encoded by the coding sequence ATGGATCAAATACCAATTATATATCAGCATTGGCTTCAAGCTATTAAAGAGCGAAATGATACGAACGCTTTTGGAGAGCTTTATCGCTATTGTTGGAAAGATCTTTATCAACATGCTGCCCGGCGGATTTTGGACGCTCAGGATGTAGAAGATATTCTCCAAGAATTATTTGTACAGTTTTGGGAAAAGCGCCATACGATCGACATCCAAATGAATCTTCCAGCTTACCTCAAAGGAATGCTCAAGTATAAGATTATCGATTTTTTTAATGCCAATAAAGTTAAAAATAGACTGTTGGACCATTGGAGCAACCATATTTTTGACTATGTACAACAGCATCCTGAAGAATTGGAAACTTACCTTGCATTAGAAAGATTACTGGAAGAGGAATTGGAAATTATGCCGCATAATATGCGTCAGGCACTCTTACTTAAATGGGAGCATCTGCCAATTCGAGAGATCGCCCTACGTATGGGGCTTTCGGAGCAGACCGTGAAAAATAACCTGACAGAAGCTTCCAAAAGAATGAGGAAAGCAATAAGTGCAAGACAAAGTGTTCAAAATAGCACGCTTAGCGTATTTCTTGTTCTCGCTCTGGAGCAACTATCTAAATAA
- the rlmB gene encoding 23S rRNA (guanosine(2251)-2'-O)-methyltransferase RlmB has protein sequence MQNFQRHDRSSDREANQMVFGIRAVIEAIDSGKEIESLFIQRGLAGSLVLELKALLKEHDLGFQQVPIEKLNRITRKNHQGVIAVISPIIYQKIEDIVPEIYEKGEVPLFLMLDGVTDVRNFGAIARTAECSGVHAIIVPKKGSAEVNPDAIKTSAGALYKIPVCRHEGLAKVGKFLIESGIQLVVSTEKTKDSIYDVDYTVPTCIIMGAEDTGVSDDLIRIADHLAKIPMFGEIGSLNVSVSAGVVLYEAIRQRVK, from the coding sequence ATGCAAAATTTTCAAAGACACGATAGATCATCAGATCGTGAAGCCAATCAGATGGTTTTCGGTATTCGTGCCGTTATAGAAGCGATAGATAGTGGTAAAGAAATCGAATCATTATTTATACAAAGAGGTTTAGCCGGAAGTTTAGTTTTAGAATTGAAAGCTCTTTTGAAAGAGCACGACTTAGGGTTTCAACAAGTTCCAATTGAAAAACTAAACCGTATCACACGTAAAAACCATCAAGGTGTTATAGCCGTTATTTCCCCGATTATCTATCAAAAAATTGAAGACATTGTTCCTGAAATTTATGAAAAAGGAGAGGTGCCTTTATTTTTGATGCTAGATGGTGTTACAGATGTGCGCAACTTTGGTGCTATTGCACGTACAGCAGAATGTTCAGGTGTACATGCGATTATTGTACCAAAAAAAGGATCTGCAGAGGTGAATCCTGATGCAATCAAGACATCCGCAGGTGCATTATATAAAATACCAGTATGTCGTCATGAAGGTTTGGCTAAAGTGGGTAAATTTCTTATTGAGTCCGGCATACAGTTAGTTGTAAGTACTGAAAAGACAAAAGATAGCATCTATGATGTAGATTATACTGTACCAACCTGTATCATCATGGGAGCTGAGGATACAGGTGTATCAGACGATTTAATTCGTATTGCAGATCACCTTGCTAAAATACCGATGTTCGGAGAAATAGGATCATTAAACGTATCTGTTTCAGCTGGGGTTGTATTATACGAGGCTATTCGTCAACGCGTGAAATAA